The Kogia breviceps isolate mKogBre1 chromosome 19, mKogBre1 haplotype 1, whole genome shotgun sequence genome contains the following window.
GACCCCCGTAGTCATCGATTACACGCCCTACCTAAAGTTCACCCAGAGGTGAGCAGCCCGATTGCGGCGGGGGGTGCTGGGTGCGGACAGACGACGGCCCTGAGGAGCGGGGACGGCGGGAGACGGGCGGGCTGGGCGGCATCCTGGCCCCCCTCCCCAAGGGGGTGTGGCTGGGGCCGCGCGGGCGGGCAGGGCCGGCCGGTGCCCACTGCGCCCTCCTTCCAAGCTACGACTACCTGACGGACGAGGAGGAGCGGCACAGCGCCGAGAGCAGCACGAGCGAGGACAACTCGCCCGAGCACCCGTACCTGCCGCTCGTCACCGACGAGGACAGCTGGTACAGCAAGTGGCACAAGATGGAACAGAAGTTCCGCATTGTCTACGCGCAGAAGGtgcgcggggcgcggcgggggcggggcggccgcggGGACCCCCTCCTCTCGCCGCCGGGGCTGAGCCGGCGCCCCCGCAGGGCTACCTGGAGGAGCTGGTGCGTCTGCGCGAGTCGCAGCTGAAGGACCTGGAGGCGGAGAACCGGCGGCTGCAGCTGCAGCTGGAGGAGGCGGCGGCGCAGAACCAGCGGGAGAAGCGGGAGCTGGAAGGCGTGATCCTGGAGCTGCAGGAGCAGCTGTGAGTGCCGTCGCGGCCCTGACCCCGGTCCTCGGCCACCCCGACCACATCACCCCAGGGAACCCCCGCCATCGCCCCCACTGGGTCTAACGCCACCTTTCCTGATACCAAGCACCGGCATCAAACCCCTGAGCCCGTCACCGCCACCCGGAGATCCGGCCCCCTCCCCGCCACCGCGACCCCCCACCAACCGGCTCCCCACTTCACCCTCAACTACCCGACATAAGCTAGAATGGCCATTGCTCCCCACTTCACCCTCAACTACCCGACATAAGCTAGAATGGCCATTGAACAGTACTCCTGGAACCCCAAGATTACAATTAAGGACCTCTGATTAATGTGACTCAACGACCTTCAACATGACTGCGTCATTCCCTCTGTTCACCACTCCTCTGATCTGCAGCGTAGGCCCACTGAGCATCATCACCCACCGTGACCCCTGACCTCACCCCTACCCATCCCTCTATCCGTTCCCCTTGAAGTATTTTCATCACCCTGTGACCTCCCAGCATGACTGTGGCACCCCAGGACTCTTCATGATTCCCACACTATTCTGCACCCACCCGCCCATCACCCTGACTGACCCCTGCAACATCTCATTATTCCCCTAACCCCCAGCACGAGTGCACTCATTCCTGTCACCGCCGTGCTCCCCCACCCCGTACCCTCCACTGACTCCCAGGATCTGCCCCACTGAGCCTCAGCATTCATTACCCATTTCTGCTACCCAGGTTTCAATCctaacccctccccccacctcttgcTGAGCCCCTCTTCCCCACTTCTGCTCCCTTTTCCAGCCAGGCCTGaccccccctccccatcccaggaCAGGTCTGATCCCCGGTGACCATGCTCCCCTGGCCCAGGGTTCCAAGGACCTCACCACCCGCCTGGTCAACCAATGGCCGTCACTGGGAACACTCAATGGGGCCGAGGGCGCCAACAACGCTAAGCTCTACCGGAGGTAAGCCCCAGGCAGGCCTGGCTTGGCCTCAGTGCTGCTCCCTCCTCTACCAGGGAAGAGGGGCACTGGGGCCGTGGGCCTCTGCCCGCACACCAGCTCTCTGCTTTGCCACAGACACAGTTTCATGAGCACGGAGCCGCTGTCGGCCGAAGCCAGTCTGAGCTCGGACTCCCAGCGCCTGGGAGAGGGCAAGCGGGACGAGGAGCCCTGGGGCCCCATTGGTGAGCCCCCCAATCCAGCACCCATCCCGGAAGGGCTGAGGCCAGGCCTTGGGGCTTGTAGTCAGGCCCTGGCCActtccctcattcattcaactCTTCCCGAGAGCCTAGCACAGCAACTGAGAGCTTGGTTTGGGGCGTCAGGCAAATCCCAGCTGCGCCTCCTCTGGTTGTGCGAGCTTGGTCACTGATTCCACCTTGCTGAgtccttctcatctgtaaaatggggatgttgTTTAAAATGATCACCAGTGTTGGCACATGGTGAGGGCTCCATGGCTTTTGGCATCACGACACCCTCAAGAGCCCCGCAAATCCTCAGGGAGTTCTTCGCCTAACTAATTTGCTCTTATCTCATGCGCTCTGTGAACCAGTCGCCTGACCGttgtttcccccttttctttggctgccaggaagctcagagccaaaTTAGTGGCTCCCTTCAAGAGAATGTCCAGGACTTCAACGCATGCATTTTGTGTTGCCCTCCCCCTCTGGCTTCACCTTGGTTTCCCACCCTAGTTTTCCCAGTGCCTGGACTAcctgtcttttctttctaaaaaccaCACTGTACTGGATGACCCTAGATCTTCTTTGACACAAGGCAGGCTATGGACATGGAACCCCGCCACACTGTCTGTGATTGTCCGTGTGTCTGTCTCCccaccagactgtgagctccgtgagggcagggactgtgtctcgTCCGTTCTCTGTATCCCCCGTGCTTGGAATGGAACAAGTGCTCACCGTGTGTTTAATAAATGGACAAAGAGAGAGGATGAACCCTCGGGGGGGAGACAGAGACATAAACTGACGATTACAATACAGTGTCCCCAGCTCTGTGCATGGTAAGGGGCAGGTGCTTACCAGGGTTTAACTGAAAAAGGCAAGCGTTCCAGAAATGAGGAAGGTCTCCGGATGGGTGACCTGAGGGCTGTCCCTTCACCACCTGCACCTGTGCACACCCAACTCACACACGCAGACCGGTTggccccgcctcacccgccctcTCTCCCCAGGGAAGGACCCCACGCCCTCCATGCTGGGCCTCTGCGGCTCCCTGGCTTCCATCCCCAGCTGCAAGTCCCTGGCGAGCTTCAAATCCAACGAGTGCCTGGTGAGCGACAGTCCCGAGGGCAGCCCGGCACTGAGCCCCAGCTGAGGAGCGCCATGGGCGGTGCCAGCCCCACCTGCCGCCTCTCCTCAGTCCCCCAGTCCAGGCCCCCCTCCAGAGAATGCTGCCCGCTCAGCCAGGAGTCTCTCGGGAGACACCCTTTGCTTCTAGCCCGGTTCAGCTTCTTGCCCGTAGAGGCAGGCGCTGCCGAGGGAGGCGGCTTGGGCCAAGAGGCAGGGGCACCGGGGCCACAGGGGGCCCTCAGGAAGCTTATTTTTCTGGAGACCCTGCTGCCTGGCTAGCTCCCTACCGGACTCTCCTTCGCtcatctccccaccctcctcagGAGCTGGTGGCCCAGCCTGGCACCGCCGCCTCCCACGCCTCTCCTGTCTGTCCCTGTGTATGCCCCCGAGtcactccttccccagcccccaggctgcGGGGGGCGGCGGGTGGGCGGAGGGCAGCTATGAGGGTAGCAGGCAAATAAAAACCAGAGGACTGAGGGCAGCCTTGTCTGTGGGGGGACTGGGACAGGGCCCTGTTCTGAGGTTGGCAGACTGCGGCGGGGCCGGTGCTGGGCCCGTAACCAAGGTGATGCGAGACCGGATAAAATCAGGTGTGCCCGCTGGGAGCAGACTGATCAGAGTAATTCAAGAGGTGGGGGGCTTCTGTATGAAGTGTCCTAAATATCAGGTCAGCGCAGGGAAGGACCAAAACATGTAAGGACCCCTGCGACCTGATACTCTTTGGTAACTCATTTACCCCAGGCAGAGAAGATGCTGGACATCCTGGGTGGCAGATGGAGAAGGCAAGGCCTGGCAGGGCCCCGTTTCCCTTCCATCATCCTGAGCAATACAGCTTCGGCCTAGAGATCCAGACCCTTCCATTAGGCCAAAGCCTGGCAGTGAAGCCACCCTCCCTCCTGGGTTGTCGCTTAAGTGTACCCGTGGGGAGAGGTCTCACCACCCTCTCAACTCTAGGTCCTTATCCCCACCTGCTCTCACTGCACTGTGGGAGGGGATCCTCTACATAGGTGCCACCCGGGCAGCCAAAGCCGACATCAAGGTCCCTTCCAGGCCTCTTCTGTGCAAATCACTCACCAAATCCTGCTTCCCACCTGCCCCAGAGACCCCCACAATCAGAGGCAGTGGAAAGAAGTTTATAATCTTTAGACTCAAGGAATTAACAAGGGTGGGTGCAGACTATGCCAGGCACAAGGTTTTGCGGCTCCTGGGGACAGGCCCCGCTACAGCAAACCCACAGGGAAAAGAAGGTGGGGAGAAGTTAGCAAATCTGGTCTTGAACTTGAGGGGAGGGCGTGATGATTCCTGGGGCTGGGGAATGAGGGGCAGCAGAAAAAGTGGTCTGAGAGAGGAGGGGTCGGCGTGGGCCCAGAGGGGCAGCCCCCTACCCCTGGGGCTcagagtggggaggaaagaggaaTGAGGCCCCTCCCCACAGCGCTGAGGAAAAGGCACTCGGCTCAGTCTCCTCCTGCCCCACTCCCACCACGGAAGAGGTCGGGTCCTCGTCCCCTCATTCATTTCAAGGGCCCAGAAACTGTTCCTGGTTGAGCCTCTGGAAGAAGTTTTTGCCGAACTCGTAAGTGCTGATCATGATGGCGCAGGACGGGGCGGCCTTGATGATCCTTGGGAGGAAGCCTGcggtgggagggggaggctggggtCAGAGTTCGGGTCCCAGGGAGCCCCACCTCCACTAGGgcgtggacacacacacagacactcacctGCAAAGAGGCCCCTGGTGCCTGACTCAGCCCGGATTCTCCGCAGCAGCAGCCAAGTGGAGTCCGCATGCGGGGGTGTCACTGCAAACCAAGGCGAGGCCCTGTAAGACCCCACTGGGACCCCGCCTGCCCTGCCCGGCACCAGCCAGGGCCCCTCACCTCTCACAGCCTCCACCGCTCCTAGCGCAACCTGGCGCTGAGTCTTCACCACATCGAAGGGTAGAGTCAGGATGGCCGCCACCTGGTGTGGTGGGGAGAGGGCTGGTCTCCGCTCCCGGGACCCCCATCCCCTGCATGTGGCCAGGGTCTGCCAGCCCCAGCTAGAGCTTcagaaggggagggggagcacACTCCTTGACAGGCAAGCAAGGACTCTTTTCCAGAGCATCTGCAATGGCCCTCAGGTCACCCCAAGGACACCTCTACTGGCCACACTCCCAGCCTGGTCAACTCACCGTCCCTGAGATGCCGCCAGCCACAAAGCTGATGCGCACGGAGGTCTGGTCCTTTGGCCTGAGCCCACGCAGCCAGCTCTTCACCAACTCATAATTGAACCAGTACAGAGCTTGGGGGCACAGGGGTTCACTCATCAGAGATGACAAGGGCAGTGGGACGGGCCACGAACCTCCCACCTTCACAGCCCTACATCACAACCGCTCCCTCCCAGCTATGAAGCCTGCCTGCCACGTGCCAGTTCCCGTAACAGGCCCTCTGCAAGAAGTATCCTGTGAGATCCTGGCTGAATATCCCGCCTGCTGGggcccacttcacagatgagatgTTCTTGGCTCTGAGAGTTTACGTGACTTCGAGGTCAGCAGTAGCAAAGCCGGGACTTGGCTGTAGACCTCTTGGGCTCCCTTACCCCAGTCCCTGCACTCCTGGCACCTACCTGAGAAGGGCACATCCCGAAGGGCAGTGGGACCCCAGCCCAGCCACAGTGAGCGCCAGCCGCCTTGAGCCACAGCTGCTCGGACGCAGGTGCCCAGCTCGCGGTATGACAGATGCTGAGCCTGCAGCTTTGTCCGCACCAGCTCCAGGGGGCTGATCACAGTCACAGTGCCCACTGCAGGACCAGTGAGGAGGGGTCAGTTGACAGTCCCAGGGGCAGCCTGCCCAGAGTCTGGGGGCCTTGaacgtccccccccacccctagGCCGGCAGAGGTTGGAGCTGGGAGTCCAGACTGGGCTCCGGCACAGGTGGGGTCAAAGGGAGGTGGAAAGCCCAGGGCTATGCTCACGGCGGGCCAGTGCGCCAGCCACCATGGGTGCGTAGAGATCAGAGGTCAGGGCTCGACCACACAGGAAGGCCTTGAGCTGGTCGTAGGCGGTGAAGTAGATGGCGGTGGCCGGCACGGTCATCACCCTAGGGGTGTGACCAGGTTAGCCAAGACTCCCCAAAGTTCCCAAACCTCCCAAGCTTCCCCTGCCCTACCCAGCCAGCCAACAGGGGAGTAAGGGGTCAGTGGGGTATCAGGGGAAAGCAATACACAGAACTGGGGTTCTCACAGGGTGGCTGGGAGGCCGCTCCACAGGGTCCTCATGCCCTCATGTCTCACAATCTTCACAAAGGCATCCTGGCCAAGCAGACACCAGCCCAGGAGGAGGGAGAATGAACATGAACAAGGCTTGTGGTGGGGCTGGCCCAGACTGGGCCCTAGCCTGATGCCCTTGCTCCTACCCAGTAGCCCCTCAGGCCTCTACACATGGAATTCCCTATTTGGCTCCAAACAGACTCCTATTCACCCTTCAAAATCTTGTGATGGCCCCACCTCCTCAGGAAAGCCCTTCCCAAACTGAACTGGCCACCCCTATGTGCTTTGCCCTCCCCGCTCTTTCCTGGGTCTGCTACCTGACCAATCCGAATCCCTCAGGAATGCCAACAGACCCAGCTAAGGGCACAGCTGCTCCTCACCATGGTGCCAGTGAAGCGACTggggtcctgaaaccaggtgGCACAGCGGGCACCATTTGGGCACAGGTACAGGGGCTCTAGGACACCATTGCAGTACAGGAGGCATTTCCCTGTGGATTGGAGAGAGGAGGgcactggggaaggggaggagcgtTAGCATGACAGAGCCCTGGAACCTCACAGGGAGGTGGTGAGCTCCCATCCCTGGAAGGCCAGCAGAGCCTGGGGTCCCTGGGTGGACGTTCTTGTGTAGGACAGAGGGCTAACTAATATGATCTAGAAGCGCGTGCTAGTCCGTGGCTGTGAGGCCCCTGTGTGCCCTGGGGAGACTGGGACATCCCTCCCCAAGACACTTACAAGTTCCCCATGGCGTGGGGCACTCACATTTGGCGTAGGAGAGGCTCCAGGGTCTGGAGGAAGACATCAGCTCTAAAATACAAGGCACTACCTCAAGTCACAAATgttccccacctgccccagggacCTCATCTCTGGGGATCCCTGGCACCACCCCTATTGGCTCCAGAGTCAGACACTCACCACTGGCCACCGAGGGGCGCTGAGACTGCAAGCGTACCTTCACCACATCCAGGGGGGTCactggaggaggagggcaggtctGAAAGCTCTTTTCAGGACCCCACCCCGATCTCTCATCCAGAGCCAAGTCATTTCTAATCTCTGGTCTGCCCCAGTccccagctgcccccaccccccaccatccCAGGTCTTACTGAAGAGGGAGGTGACCACGGCCCCAGTGCCAGATGCCACCATTTGCTGGAGGGGGCTAATGCCCCCAGGGTCCTGGTCAGCCATCTTGTAGTTTCAGTTCTGAAAAACAAACATCAGTCAATTGGAGCACAAAACCGGagtcagggggagggagagaaaggaggcagaGGCTCTTGGGGACACTAGCTGGACCCCCACCCTACTCACTCACTATGAATTTCACATAACCACTTTTTATAGCAGTTATTGTCAACTCCATCTTGCCAAACgggaaagaggctcagagagatgaggtgacctgcccaaggtcaccatgGGAGTAGTTAGGAAGGAAACGGGGAGAATCATCCACCAGTTAATAGAAGGTAATGACCCACCGCCATTCCTCACTCTCGCCACACAGGCTTACTGTGCACCTCTTCAGTGCAAGTGCCCGGGTTGGCCTGGGGGCCCAAAGATCAAAACGCCTGAGCCGCCCCCCTACGCCCCCCACTCCAGCACCCAGCCCCAAGGCGGGCGCATGTAAGCCTCGAGTCACCAGACGTGGAGAGGTGGAGCCCGGCAGGGAGGGAAAGGTAACAAACCTGAGGGCGGCGAAGGGTCCGTCCACTTTCTGGGACTGCAGGCGGGGGTGCCCGGCCCTCCCCCGCACCCGTCCTCCCGAGGCCGGAGGACCAAGCCCCGAGCCTGTATGGGAAGGACAATCTCTCTGCTCCCTCTCCCGCAAAATCTCTTTCTCGGGGGGGCCGGTCGAGAGTGCGAGAAGTAGGGATGGGGAGACAAGATCGCTCTTCGCCCCTCGGCGACACTCTCTGTCCTGGCCCCGCGCGCAAGGGGCGCCCAGTGGGGCCGACTACGTCGGCCCGCGACTCCCGGCCCCCAGCCAGGCGCGGCTCTGGCTCCCCGGGACCCCCCGAGACCCGACTCCCGCCTCCGCCACCCGCCGGACCCTCAGCCCAGGTCCAGCCCCGCCCACCTGGCTCTAGGCTGGTGCTCGCGCGGCGCGGCGCCCGGGGCCGAGCGGGCCCATAGCGGCTCCGCGGCCGGGACCGCCTCCGCGCGCGCTCGCTAGGCACCAAGGCCGACTCGGAAACTGGACGAGCCCGTCCCGCCCCTGGACGGCGCCGCGAGGCCCCGCCCCCCTATGGGCCGACCCGCCGCCTGCCCGGAGTGAGGCCGGCCCGCCCACTCGCGGCCTCCTCCGGGTCCCGCGCTCACCGGGTCCCGCGCTAATCCGGCCCCGCGCCGCGGGTGCCCCGCCGGGCCCGCGCGCCAAGGTCGTGAGTCTCCACGCCGCGCTTGACCTGGCGGCAGCACCGTACTTGACAGCGTATTGTCGCCACCAGCATCCCGGCCGAGCGCTGCTCCCGCAAACTTTCTAGACGAACGTGGGTAAAGCActctcctcattttcctcatttgtttggcGGCGGGGGGTTTGAATCAGTTCTTCCAAGGCCATGGTGAACGATGAAATAGTGCTGGCAAACATTAGCCCATCgggctctttttttgttttgttttgttttttgcgctacacgggcctctcactgttgtggcctctcccgttgcggagcacaggctccggacgcgcaggctcagcggccatggctcacgggcccagccgctccgcggcacgtgggatcctcccagaccggggcacgaacccgtgtcccctgcatcggcaggcggactctcaaccactgcgccaccagggaagcccccatcggGCTCTTTGCTGAGGTTTTACAACTTCACGGCGACCATATCAAACAGGGTCGTGCCTATTTAACAATCAATTCATCGAGACTGCAACTGCAAAACCACTTGACAAAACTGAGGTGTACCCTGCAGGTGTGCGTAGTGAAGTTGACGAGTAAGTAAGCCAGGCAAGGCAGGCTGGACAGAGAGGAAAGGCTGGCCTGGGAGCCGGGAGACGTGGGTTCAACTGGGTTTAACCTGGGCTTCGTCCCACCtccctgtgaccctgggcaagttacagCACCGCTCTGGGTCTCGGATTCCTCCTTCGCACAGGAATAGGATTGAGTAGGGGAGAATGGGACCGACATTTCTGTGTTGGTTGCTCTCACGAAACCTATTTCTTCTACGTCTCAGAACTTCTAGAAGTAGATCATTATTAATCCCGTTTTACAGAAGacgaaactgaggcttaaagttAAGAACTGGACAAGTACCTCCCCCGCACCACATGGCCTCCCCGGTGACAGGTGGGCGTTAATCCTGCACGTCTCTGATCCCTCTTCTCAGGAGCCTCATTTCTGTCCTGGGCCAGCCCCGCACCCAAGACCCCATCAGCTGTCTCGCTTTTAAAACTTTCGTGTGGCGAGAGTGTCCTAAGAGAAAAACGAACACCGGCTGCGAGCCTGCGCCTTTAAGAAGGGTAGGCCGTGACTTTGACGTCACCAGCTCTTCCGCCCCTCATCCTCAGAATGGTCGCGCCCGGGCCTGGAGTCGCCCAGCCAGCCGGTGCACGCCGGGTTAGCACGTGGGTTCCAAGGGGCCAACCGTATGCTTTCCCTGAGAAAAGACTTTGCGGCTCTTCACCGATAGGAAGCCCGAAATGGGAGGTTGGGAGTGACCCGCGAAGTGCTGCTGATCTAAAGGGCCCTGAGAGAAGCCGCCCTTTACATGCCCTTCCCATACCGACTGAATTCTGAAATgacacaaaataattttataaactgaCAGGGCGAGAACCCAGCCCCTATTAGGGTCCTTTACTCTCTCAAAGTTATGACTTACACAGTTTCACAGCCATCAGCCAAGAGATAACtcccccccattttacagaggaggaaactgaggtccttgTGTGTAATGACTCCTGGTGTGGAGTAGAATCCGGACTTCTACGCACTCTCCCATTTTTCACATGAGAAAATGCAGACCCCAGAGGTCAAGTTGCACCAAGATCACACAAATGAAAGAGCTAGAATTCAAACACCCTCCTACCTGAGTCCAGAGGatctcccatcccatcccattctCAACCAGGGCTCTCTGCTCCCTGCAAATGTTTACTCAGGCCTCAGGCCCCAAGAACTCTAAGATACAGCGTGGTGGGGCTGCATCACTTACCTGCCTCCAGATCAGAGCACTGGGAGGGCGGGACCTGGTTCCAATCTGGGCTGCCTGCTGCAGCAACTGTGGGACCTCTAGCAAGTATCTAGAGTCCTTTAAGCCTTCGTTTCACCCATTTATAAATGAGCTGATAGGGATCAAAATACCCCTGCCTCATGGGAAATTGAGGATGTAATGAGTTAATAGCTCTAAAGTGCTTAGAGCCCTGTCTGGCACTTGGCAAGCAGTCGGTGaccattactattatttttgatTGCCCCCCGCCCCACTCCAGGACCTGTGGCACAGAAAGTTCTGGAAAGGGTCTTTAGAGCAACCAGGATTCTGGTCCCACCTCTGCCTCTAAATGCAGGCACAGGTAGTGATAACTCCTTACACGCCTTCTTCCCCAGAGCAAAGTAGCACAGCCAGGAATCAAATATGgtgacctctgagcctcagtttccttcacaGTAGAATGAGAGGCTTGCACTccatttctggttttcttcttgCAATAGGATGCCTTTGAGATTTGTCActacacctcagtttcctcaactgaaaaTAAGGATGAGTTACCCATCCTGCTAATTTACAGACTCTTAGCTAAAGTCATGTCTGTGAAAAGCTGAGTCGACAAAGTTCTGTAGTCCCACCCAGAGCTGAGTAGATCTCACTCCCTGCCATCCCCTACATGTAAATGCTTGGAGGCTGAGAAAACCTTGGTATAACCAAAGGCCAGCATGCTGGCAACAGTCTGG
Protein-coding sequences here:
- the SLC25A39 gene encoding mitochondrial glutathione transporter SLC25A39 isoform X3; this encodes MADQDPGGISPLQQMVASGTGAVVTSLFMTPLDVVKVRLQSQRPSVASVPCILELMSSSRPWSLSYAKWKCLLYCNGVLEPLYLCPNGARCATWFQDPSRFTGTMDAFVKIVRHEGMRTLWSGLPATLVMTVPATAIYFTAYDQLKAFLCGRALTSDLYAPMVAGALARLGTVTVISPLELVRTKLQAQHLSYRELGTCVRAAVAQGGWRSLWLGWGPTALRDVPFSALYWFNYELVKSWLRGLRPKDQTSVRISFVAGGISGTVAAILTLPFDVVKTQRQVALGAVEAVRVTPPHADSTWLLLRRIRAESGTRGLFAGFLPRIIKAAPSCAIMISTYEFGKNFFQRLNQEQFLGP
- the SLC25A39 gene encoding mitochondrial glutathione transporter SLC25A39 isoform X2, encoding MADQDPGGISPLQQMVASGTGAVVTSLFMTPLDVVKVRLQSQRPSVASELMSSSRPWSLSYAKLPSSLQSTGKCLLYCNGVLEPLYLCPNGARCATWFQDPSRFTGTMDAFVKIVRHEGMRTLWSGLPATLVMTVPATAIYFTAYDQLKAFLCGRALTSDLYAPMVAGALARLGTVTVISPLELVRTKLQAQHLSYRELGTCVRAAVAQGGWRSLWLGWGPTALRDVPFSALYWFNYELVKSWLRGLRPKDQTSVRISFVAGGISGTVAAILTLPFDVVKTQRQVALGAVEAVRVTPPHADSTWLLLRRIRAESGTRGLFAGFLPRIIKAAPSCAIMISTYEFGKNFFQRLNQEQFLGP
- the SLC25A39 gene encoding mitochondrial glutathione transporter SLC25A39 isoform X4 is translated as MADQDPGGISPLQQMVASGTGAVVTSLFMTPLDVVKVRLQSQRPSVASELMSSSRPWSLSYAKWKCLLYCNGVLEPLYLCPNGARCATWFQDPSRFTGTMDAFVKIVRHEGMRTLWSGLPATLVMTVPATAIYFTAYDQLKAFLCGRALTSDLYAPMVAGALARLGTVTVISPLELVRTKLQAQHLSYRELGTCVRAAVAQGGWRSLWLGWGPTALRDVPFSALYWFNYELVKSWLRGLRPKDQTSVRISFVAGGISGTVAAILTLPFDVVKTQRQVALGAVEAVRVTPPHADSTWLLLRRIRAESGTRGLFAGFLPRIIKAAPSCAIMISTYEFGKNFFQRLNQEQFLGP
- the SLC25A39 gene encoding mitochondrial glutathione transporter SLC25A39 isoform X1, producing MADQDPGGISPLQQMVASGTGAVVTSLFMTPLDVVKVRLQSQRPSVASVPCILELMSSSRPWSLSYAKLPSSLQSTGKCLLYCNGVLEPLYLCPNGARCATWFQDPSRFTGTMDAFVKIVRHEGMRTLWSGLPATLVMTVPATAIYFTAYDQLKAFLCGRALTSDLYAPMVAGALARLGTVTVISPLELVRTKLQAQHLSYRELGTCVRAAVAQGGWRSLWLGWGPTALRDVPFSALYWFNYELVKSWLRGLRPKDQTSVRISFVAGGISGTVAAILTLPFDVVKTQRQVALGAVEAVRVTPPHADSTWLLLRRIRAESGTRGLFAGFLPRIIKAAPSCAIMISTYEFGKNFFQRLNQEQFLGP